From the Xiphophorus hellerii strain 12219 chromosome 20, Xiphophorus_hellerii-4.1, whole genome shotgun sequence genome, the window TTCGCAGGTTACTTACTTTTTTATGTCCTTTATTATTCTATATTTTAGCAACAAAGTAGAGGAGTTCAACGATGGATCTGCAAGTTTATGCCCCGGATGCACTGGATGAAATGGTTGCGCAAATCCCGCCTACCCGGAACACCACTTTCTGTCTCGTTGGCTGACAAATGATCCGGACCAACTTTTAGTTCCTAAAACAGTGGCAGGAGATTTAAATGGCATTTCACttagcaaatgtatttttacattgtttacTGACCACTTTTCAACTTTGATTTTCAACCAATCAAATTCGGGTCCTGTAAAGAAACTGGCCAATAAGATTAGCTCCTGCAACAATCATCCAATGATAATCCGATGTAGGGTCTTTTAAACGTGGTTTTAGGAAGTGTCGTTAAACACCAGGAAGTTGTAAACAAAGCTGACAGCTATTGAGTTAGCTGTTAAGTATATCTGCATGGATCTCGAAATAGCTGAATAAGAAAGCGATATtcgttatttttaaataataaaactaaccGGTTTCAATGTAGCCGTCGTTCTGCGGTTATTCCCCGGGTCCTGTTCCTCTTAGGTACCGTTACCTGTCTTCCGTTTTAGCGCTgaggggagaaaaaacaaaacaactaacgTTTTTGTCCGAGGACGTTAGACCAGTCGCCGTTGCCGCATCGAACAGTAAACGTTAATCGTCTACTATTTACCCGATCCACACTGGTTTAACACCACCGGCTTGAACAGCGAGAGGGGTTTATCTTTGTTAGCTAAACAAAAATGTCCACGTCCAACGCCAGCTTTAAGAACAAATGCGTGGCCCAGGTGAACTGCATCTTCTGTGACAGTCTGTTGTGCACCAGGGGGATGAAGGCTGTGCTTCTTGCAGACACCGAAGTTGAGCTCTTTTCCACGGATATACCTCCAAACAGGTAGGTGCTAACTGGATTAGCCTAGCTGCTAGCCTCTGTTTATGTCCGCTGCTGGGTTGGAATTAGCTTCAAAAACTGTTGTTCAGTAAAGTATTTCCACGAAAGTATTATGTCTAGCAAGTCTcgatattattctttttatccACGTGTTTAATGCCTTATGTGTCTATTTGAATGCTTCCTCCCGTCAGAACTGTTGACTTTGTGGCCAGCTGCTACTCAACTGAGAGCTGCAAATGCAAACTGAGAGACATTGCATGTCTCAAATGGTATGTTCACTTTatcattttcttccaggatATCAATAGGCTttattttaactcagaaatgaggcttgtttttgttgtataaaTGAAAAGCTACTTGCTTTAATTTCCCACTTGCTTTGGCTACTTGAACGAATTACTAGTGGAATACCTGTGAGTttccacttaaaatgatcagaataGTTGCTAAGCAGTTTCATTGCTGTATATTTGAGGTGAATTCACATTGCAGCAGAGTTTGAGCCTCTTTTGTATTCCcagtcttttgttgttgttgtacacaggacaaaaacaaacacctggCAGATAATAGGCAGCCACTAGTGGAGTTAGCACTTTTCACACATGTCCCCAGGAAAAGTGCTGACCTATGGTTTCTTCTTTATTCCCTCTAACTCCTGCTCACAGTGGCAATGTTGTGGGTTATCATGTGGTTGCCCCCTGCAAACCCTGCTTGCTGTCATGTAACAACGGCCATTTCTGGATGTTCAACAGCGACGCTGTGTCCACTCTCAACAGACTTGATGCTACGGGTTAGTATAAGGCCCCCctcttttatgatttttttttttttaccggaCACTTTTTTCTTTAGGCACCCATGTTGTGTGCAAAACAcctcaaaataaacttttattttcctgctgaaGAATAAGGTtggaaaaatccaacctttgaCATTTCACTCCATTCCATCAGTTGGAAAAACTTCCATGCAAAGAAATtgcttttcaataaaatcaTCAGTAACATTTATCTATTTGGAGAAGATAATTGTAACTGAAGTTTAGACTTTATTACATTTCTCAGCATCTCTAGCAATTTATATTTAGCAATTTATTATCGTCTGTTTTCTTGGGGTATAAACATCATGTTACCCAGATGGTCATTTTGTTTCACAGATTGCAACAGATTGAGGATCCATATTTATTTCATCACACACAGTAGTTATGTTTTCATCAGAAAGCCTTCAACTGCAGTTTTTGCTCCAATCACTTGTTTACACCAATGGCTGATCCTTACAGCCATCTTCtcaaaagattatttttcattgtgaCTTGCTGTTTTCAGAATTTCTAATTTAACATTATCTAAACACACTCAGTGTATTTATCTATCCAAGACCTCTTCTTTTAATGTTGAAGTTTTGTTTCAACAAACCAAAATGAGCTGATATTTTTAAGTCATctgattttattgaagtttgatTAGCATTGACAGCATTGATTGTGccgctgttttgtttgttttgtccccCTCATCCCCGCTAAATGAATTGgatatttaaatgcattttcagtGTGAAATTTTGCAGCTGCAGTGAAAGATTAATTCAGTTGAACTATTTCCACATCGTTGCAGAGGGTGCCAATGTGGGCTGTTGTAAACATGTAGTATCTTCctgttaaatatttcttttcttctttttttttaacctaaataTCCTTGCAGGTCTGAATCTGCTCCTTTGGGGAGATCTTCCAGAGTTGGATGACAGTGAAAACGAAGAATCGGAAAGCCCGTCTGAGGAGGAGTGCATTAGGTAGAGTGCAACACGGACAATGTAAAAGGAACCTTGTGGACGACATTCATTAACGGGTGAGGTGGAACTGGAAGAGTGTACAGACTATGCTGGGAGGAGACCAAAAAGAGAAGCATTAAAGGGTAACTGAACACTGAATCGCATAAGGCTGATAAGCTCTGCTGTAATCCTCTGTGTGGGCTGTGACTGCAGCTTCTAATCATTCGTCAAACTGATGCTGCAGCAGGTGTTTCGTCTTTGACGGATAGCGGAGAACACCTGCTGTGACATCAATGGGGCGTGGCAGTGAGGCAGAGGTGCACCAAAGTTTTTGTTGAGTTACCCTTTAAGCTGTGGCCATGCCTTTCTCTTCTTTAATTTACAATGTTaaaacacagattaaaaaaaataaataagtaatgatAATTTCTTTAGGGTATTATAAAATATGTAGCCGAGGAGATTGGAGGACATTCTTGCCTCTTACTCTTTGTTTAACTATGAGTAAAGCAGAAGAAGCAACGATATAAGATGGTGTTTAATTTAGTTCAGACTCTGTGAAAGGATGGCCACAGCTCACCCAGTTGTGTTCTGTACAGATAACATGCTGTGATTGAGAGCTGTGTCTTAAAGGCCTATATGTGTTCTCGCTGTGTGGCTTGGTGCTGAATGAAACCTCGAGTGCTTTTTGAATCTCACATATTAGAGAAATGGCACAAATATTAAATGATGTACACGTTCCTTGCTTTTTCAAAGGGCACATAGTATTTAAGGTACCATACAATTTCAAATTGTATGCAAGTGAAAGATGTTACCATgcatagatttatttatttttggtttgtacACTTGTGATGGCAGTGCATTTAGTATTTAACCCCAAGGTAAACCAGACCATAGCAGTTTTCCTTACTAACATACTAACTTAAGGAATATGTGattgaacaaaaaagaaactgaattaactgctgagttaaaacatacatatatatatatatacagtatatatgtatatgtatgaGGGGGATCCAATTTAATGAAATGAGGGAATGTATAAAACATAAGCTTTGCAAGGGTGTCAGGATCCATGATGAGTTTATTTATGCAACATTGTACCTGCAGCAcctgaggaggaaaaacaagtCAGCCAAGGGGAATAATCATGGATCGTTAAAATATTTGCCTTTTATAAATGGGCCTTAGTCATTCATTTTATAGGTCAATCTACAGAGCgcctcaattttttttttttttttagagaaactgtTCAGGATGGCACACTGAATGGTGAAGCATACAACTTTTACGGTTGAAACCTCTTTCATATTGTGAAGCACTGTCCAATTCTGTTCGTTGGACAGAAAGAACCAGCAGGTCAGAGTTCAAACTCAAAGGGTTCTGGATCAAATCGCTCCTTGGCCAGTTTGTACCTCCATGTTGCCATTTTCTCCCTTCTTACATGTAAATTTTTACCTGTAAGGAAACAGTTCATACCTGCACTTAGCCATTGTGCACTAGTTTAATTAATTgggcaattaattgattaattttatagatgagaaatcataaaaaatgctaaaagcccaaatattttacattacttATATTTATTGAAGACATTAAATTACACCCCATTTCCACTAATTGTGGCTCTGACAGACTGACTCCtacacaaaccagaaaatattaAGTTGGAAAAATATAGGAAACTACCATAAAATGTATTGTGAAATGGGTACAAAGTGTTTCTCTGGTGGATATGAAGTGATGCTTGGCTGGTCCTTTAAAAAGACTGCTCCATTTCATTTACGGTGAAGTTGTGCACGAAACTTGCAAGAGTAGGACATTTTGAAAGGTGGATGTGACCAGGACCCAACTAAAAGCAAGTACCGGTACTCTGTGCATTTGTTGTTTTGCGTCTTTGAGCTCTTGTTCTCACATCTTCGCTGTGTAATTCTATGATCCGGTCTTAAAGTTACAGTAAAATTCTCATTCagtaagaaattaattaaatttacttGTGGTGTCTGCAATTGCTGTTGAGGAATCGAACATCgaatgttttattattgatatattttttttctttttttaacctgaAGGCTGAGGATAAATAATGTGACTAAATAAGTCACTTTGCCTCCACGTTCATCCATGCTGCAGTTTTTAATTcagaagaaaacacatttaatgagaaaagccttcttttacttttaaatagaAACTGACAGTCTGTATCTTTTCAGACCAATTTCTGTTTGCGTGTATGAAATGGTGCATTACctatatatttattaaactcaaaaaccaaaagtactgtttttttctttaagtctaACAAATGCATTGATTTGTattgtgttaatatttttgttctataTTTAATGTGTTGATCTTTAGTGCTTTGTTTTGTACATTAAGGGTTGGATGTGTACAGTTTTACCTCAAGATGGTATGATGTGTGAATTTCCTCTGGCTAGGATAATTGTTTATAAGATAATCAAATTACTTAAACGGTTGTTTCTGACGGTTGATTAACATTGCCCATATGGAAAAtacatatatctatatattttggAATTGCACTAAAACTGCACTGGTagtctaaaaatgatttattgttttgtatgcTTGTTAagttaataaacttttttttttcccaaatgatCTTGATGCCATTATTTTTC encodes:
- the LOC116711051 gene encoding protein FAM72A, producing the protein MSTSNASFKNKCVAQVNCIFCDSLLCTRGMKAVLLADTEVELFSTDIPPNRTVDFVASCYSTESCKCKLRDIACLKCGNVVGYHVVAPCKPCLLSCNNGHFWMFNSDAVSTLNRLDATGLNLLLWGDLPELDDSENEESESPSEEECIR